In one window of Helianthus annuus cultivar XRQ/B chromosome 17, HanXRQr2.0-SUNRISE, whole genome shotgun sequence DNA:
- the LOC110924837 gene encoding proline-rich protein 2-like, translating into MLPRVRGKGKGPMRGGPSAGPSHRRTPFASFSSSDSHNLWGHSFEPARHSVSLNSSPSFHPSFGPPVPDEPQHSQHSQHSHHSHESHQSYHSLHSYSFHHSDYTYSPAQFNPNDYVNDFLGYSPLGPEDHFSQEMEMDDDLNPKMQTGTPGYPINISSGSLFQGSPYRGPDSYQERIAAYDWYFTPSYHNSPAQPPLVERQLQAVSPPPLPVEELPQQPLQPPPKPPRRRRNARISVRGGPHFNSPQGSSSYPPIPEDPQMGGPSNAVPENDPPPTSYAPPPPPMGFDNPIPTYPGSSGYNPFENASGYPSDYGTHDLYLTAAQYHHLYPSSSYPPVYPTGYPVQGYQYPPYRQPPPLQQQQTQEILERLDRVDHEASKTKKQHSSFMKGLANHIKGKKK; encoded by the coding sequence ATGCTGCCAAGagttaggggtaaaggaaagggTCCCATGCGAGGGGGACCATCTGCAGGACCTTCACATCGACGCACCCCATTTGCGTCATTTTCCAGTTCTGACTCTCATAATCTGTGGGGTCACTCTTTTGAACCAGCGAGACACTCTGTCTCGTTAAACTCCTCACCTTCATTCCATCCATCATTCGGGCCGCCTGTCCCAGACGAGCCCCAGCATTCGCAACATTCTCAACACTCCCATCACTCCCATGAATCTCACCAATCTTACCATTCGTTGCACTCTTATTCCTTTCATCATTCGGATTATACCTACTCCCCGGCACAGTTTAATCCAAATGATTATGTCAACGACTTTTTGGGCTACAGCCCTTTGGGCCCTGAGGATCACTTTTCTCAGGAAATGGAGATGGACGACGACCTAAACCCGAAGATGCAGACCGGAACACCGGGCTACCCAATTAACATCTCAAGCGGTTCCCTATTTCAGGGATCACCGTACCGTGGGCCCGATTCATACCAAGAAAGGATAGCCGCATATGATTGGTACTTTACTCCTTCGTACCATAACTCTCCTGCTCAACCACCTTTGGTTGAACGCCAGCTTCAAGCAGTTTCACCTCCACCACTTCCTGTTGAGGAGCTGCCTCAACAGCCACTTCAGCCACCTCCCAAGCCTCCGAGACGAAGGAGGAACGCACGAATATCCGTGCGAGGAGGACCTCATTTCAATTCTCCTCAGGGTTCAAGTTCTTACCCTCCTATTCCCGAGGACCCCCAAATGGGTGGACCCTCGAACGCGGTGCCGGAGAACGATCCTCCGCCAACTTCTTatgcaccaccgccaccgcctaTGGGTTTCGACAACCCGATCCCGACTTACCCAGGTTCTTCTGGGTACAACCCTTTTGAAAACGCATCGGGATACCCATCGGATTATGGGACTCATGATCTGTACCTTACAGCTGCACAATACCATCATCTCTACCCTTCTTCTTCTTACCCTCCAGTTTATCCAACTGGATACCCGGTGCAGGGTTATCAATACCCGCCTTACCGGCAACCTCCTCCTCTCCAGCAGCAGCAAACTCAGGAAATCCTGGAAAGGTTAGATAGGGTTGATCATGAGGCAAGCAAAACCAAGAAGCAACATAGTAGCTTTATGAAGGGCCTTGCAAACCATATAAAAGGCAAGAAGAAGTAA